TGGCTGGTAGTTGCCCTGCCGCCACATGGCTTCCAGCAGCGTTCCGGCAAGTACCAGCGCGGGATAGAGTCGTAGAGTATCGGGTTGCCACGCAAGGGTATCCTGCATGGTGGCCTGCCATGTGTGTCTGTTTTCGCCTGGGAGTCCGAACATCAGTTGTACTCCAGGGGATATGCCATGTTCCCGCAGGGTGTTCAGGAGTGTGCGGATTTCGCTGTTGGTAATGGGTGGTCTTCCGGCGCGTTGCAGTATGTCTTGATTGGTCGATTGGATGCCGAGTTCTACGCGCTGACAAGTAGCGCGACGCAAAAGTTCAAAGATTTCTGCTCGCCACCCATCGGGACGCGCGGAACACACAAATCCCCCTATTTTCCCGCTGTATTCTAGCGCGGCTACGGCGTGTATCCACTGTTCTATGACGCAAAGCGGGAGCTGGGCAAAGCTTCCGCCATAAAAAGCCACTAGCGGCAACGGCTCATCTGGTGCGCTTTTACGGGTTGCGGTATATGCGGCAACGTGTT
This Chrysiogenes arsenatis DSM 11915 DNA region includes the following protein-coding sequences:
- a CDS encoding radical SAM protein — translated: MPSPTSARAHIIPVFLPMAGCSYRCIYCDQHTITTTQQPLLPAALAEHVAAYTATRKSAPDEPLPLVAFYGGSFAQLPLCVIEQWIHAVAALEYSGKIGGFVCSARPDGWRAEIFELLRRATCQRVELGIQSTNQDILQRAGRPPITNSEIRTLLNTLREHGISPGVQLMFGLPGENRHTWQATMQDTLAWQPDTLRLYPALVLAGTLLEAMWRQGNYQPPTLTEAVNACADAFVQCTEYGITVLRAGLQDSTTLRQQIVAGPWHPAFGELIRSECYRRQLLALPPTVTAIAVHPHEISALIGHGKSNSDLLTGLRVERDQTVVRGKILWRQELSRTTL